A genomic region of Trichoplusia ni isolate ovarian cell line Hi5 unplaced genomic scaffold, tn1 tig00001052, whole genome shotgun sequence contains the following coding sequences:
- the LOC113507208 gene encoding probable phospholipid-transporting ATPase IA, producing the protein MLRHPILYIPSQQGLLFNVRVFWVWASNALLHSVLLFWLPMLLASHHVLWPNARDGGYLVMGNFVYTVSRTNVIVISSIHVL; encoded by the exons ATGTTAAGG CACCCGATCCTGTACATCCCGTCGCAGCAGGGGCTGCTGTTCAACGTGCGCGTGTTCTGGGTGTGGGCCAGCAACGCGCTGCTGCACTCCGTGCTGCTGTTCTGGCTGCCGATGCTGCTGGCCAGCCACCACGTCCTGTGGCCCAACGCCCGGGACGGAGGGTACCTCGTCATGGGGAACTTCGTCTACACCGTGAGTCGAACCAACGTTATAGTCATATCAAGTATTCATGTTCTCTAG
- the LOC113507209 gene encoding uncharacterized protein LOC113507209, with the protein MSFGLLGGKTAARCEFVRMKGPSGKGHAEMAVSRPHGAGLDTPSSEPGLAATDMWDSDWEDDPEDMLVYRHQRRLSDPSANIHNFVRGGWRTRDPREPRDKSRSENEGLDALGSGLAEVEAGDLRDGEQHLLITLH; encoded by the exons ATGTCATTCGGTCTGCTGGGCGGCAAGACGGCGGCGCGCTGCGAGTTCGTGCGCATGAAGGGCCCGAGCGGCAAGGGCCACGCCGAGATGGCGGTGTCGCGGCCGCACGGCGCCGGGCTCGACACGCCCAGCTCCGAGCCCGGCCTGGCCGCCACCGACATGTGGGACTCCGACTGGGAGGACGACCCCGAGGACATGCTCGTCTACAGGCACCAG CGGCGGCTAAGCGACCCTAGCGCCAACATCCATAACTTCGTGCGCGGCGGGTGGCGCACGCGCGACCCGCGCGAGCCGCGCGACAAGAGCCGCTCCGAGAACGAGGGCCTGGACGCGCTCGGCAGCGGCCTGGCGGAGGTGGAGGCGGGGGACCTGCGCGACGGTGAGCAACACTTACTGATTACTCTTCATTGA